The genomic stretch agaTAATGAACTTACAATTAGTAAAGGCTTgattatccaagtgtttcttcaTGAAAGACTTATGAGAAGCAACAaacattcttgggattaaaatttaccgaGATAGAGACGGTAGATTCTTGGGTGTAAGTCAAAGCACGTATATAGATAAAGTATTGACTAGATTTAGTatagaagaatccaagaaaggatttatACCCATGTCTCATGGTGTATATCTCTCAAAGGAGATGTGTTCATGTACACAatttgagagagataagatgagtagatTCTATGTGCCTTGACTATAAAATCGATCATGTTCATCATGCTATGTACAAAAGATGATGTCTCATACGCCTTGAgtatttgtagtagatatcGATTTGATCCAAGTGAAAAACTGGATAATTgtcaagaacatcctaaagtacatgagaaggactaaggatgcattcttggtttatagaGGGAATTTTAAACTCATTGTTAAAGGTCATGGTGATGCCAATTTTTAGATTGATTGAGATAATTATAAATCTTAAttagggtttgtgttttgtttgaatgatggtGTAGTAAGCTAAAAAAGCTCTAAGCAAAGTATGTGGCTAATTTTACAATCGAGTTTGAGTATATTACCCTCTAAGAAGTGGCAAAGAAAGTTGTATAAATCAAGAAGTTCATGATTGAACTTGAAGTGGTTCCAAGTATTATTAAGTCAATTAAGCTTTATTGCGACAACAATAGAATGATTGCTTAGGCAAAGGAATTGTGGTCTCATTAGAGGTCCAAACACATGCTTAGATGATATCACCTTATCTGAGAGATCATTGAACGAGGTGACATACAAATAGCAAGGATTGataaagatgacaatttggcttACCTATTAACAAAACCTCTATCACAATATAAGCATGATAGATATGTAGCCAAATAGGATATTAGATATATGACCAATTGACTATAGTGCAAGTAAGAGATTATTAGGATAGGAGCCCTAAAGCCAATTACATTTGACATTTatgattgtaattttatattaatcattaataaaagatttattaatattcagtTCATAagtcatttatttatatgatcgtatgacgaacatgcccttagaatggtaataTTGTGATAAAGGGATTAGATAACTAATTATGAAAATcttatgtacacattaagtggtcattctagaaacttCCATACTcccgacattacaatgaacaaagGTATgtataatgatgatgagattatcatagtgttaagcgaCTTTACTGAAAGACGGCGATAGTTCTCATATGTCACAATTATTGTAGATAGCTTGTTATAACACATGGGTATATGTTATAGATATGTTCACTAGACTGACCCGATCAAAAGacatccatatggatggttgctctaatatctataaaataaatcctctgaacaccattagtatatgtgatcctttgacttgaggttgctaAACCATTTCATGTAAGGATTAGTATAGTTTGATACTATCCAATATGCCATTgtaattggggtaactataaaggtagtgattggttatatcatgagatatatggAAGCTATGgttaatcaataaaggatttatcaCTTTTAGCATAAGAGATGATATCTCATGTAAGAACACTGAAAGACATCTATGATCGCTTAAATTTGTTGCTATAGTAGGATTGGTTGTAGTCTAATCCATGTTGGTCATTAATGGGTATTAGTTCATACAAGGGAATTACtgagataaatatatttctatgtctcaaccttgagagatattagttgacaaaAGGATTAAATTACACGTAaatgtgatgttgtaaaagtttaagagatgtCTACTAACACTCTATTGTTCAAGTGGCCACGATGCCTTACTAAAGGCTAATTTTGGTCTGTGTCTAGATTCAACCCAAATCTAAATATTACTGACTCGATAGAGAACTTATGAGTCTCACATACAAATAAGTTTATCTAAACTCAAAGACGaggattatttattgataatcttggtgtttatGGATAAGAAAAAGATCATGAATGGATTGGGTTTGCCCATTGAGGTTGAAATACCCGATTATAACCATGTCTTGACCAAGTGCACGACCATGCATGATGCAAGTCAACTGTGCAACTTGGTAGAGCATGTGTTAGGTATTCCACATTCATGGAGTCAATCAACATCATGTAAAAAGGGATATGCCAACTAGCACACATAAATGATGCCAGTTGTGCGTGTGTCTTGAAAGAGAGGCATGTGTGGTTGGACTTCTAACTATGCATAGACTTTACCTAGatatataaaaacatgaatTCGTACAAAAAAAACCATAGAAAACATAGAAAGAAAACCTAGCCACCGTTTCTCTCCTATCTCTTCTTCCTGTGAACATGTTATTTTAATCAAGAGCCTAGTAACCTTTTTGCCAAGATTTGCTTTGTTTATGTTCGTACTCTATGTGGATACTAAGGTGTTGCCTCTCGAAGGTTGGATAATGTATTGTCTCAAGTCACATGAAGTTTGAATGAGCCATCAACGTAGGTATAAtcctaaaacaccttatgtgtgttttgcatgttcatgaattatatatataaaacggGTATCCTAGGTTggattttcaagatttttttatttttaaaattattaaatttcattgcaCTGTCAGTTATCGGCACTCTAAAAACCCTACAATTTATACAACTAGTgaaaacattatatttaaaagattatccTAAAAAGGCTTAGACTTTCTAGCACTTAATGACAACTTGGTCATCTACTCAACCTGTCTCAATCGTTTCCAGGAATTTCCTTTACATAACCTctgtaaaaaattttgttgCACTTCAAATCGAGCATATATACACCTTATTTCCTATTATGGACTCTATGTACTATTGCAACCTAGACCCTATAGGTAGGATTATACTCCCAATATCCACTAATGTAGGTTTATACCTCAAGAAATCAATAAGGTATTTCTTATAGTTATAACATGATGACTGTCGAATAcaccaaaaattaattactcTATTTTAAATTCCTACAAAACAATAGTTAGGGTAAATAGAGGTTCATCTAGCAGAGAAGCGtagtcaatttttaattttattgttaacttCTAAATTGACtaaaaacaaagttttaaaacagAAGGGGGCTTGAATTCCAAATTGATCTAATAAAAACTCTAaaacactaaaattaaattaaaatgaaatcaatatattaaaattcaattgTTGGTTCAATCTTGCCCTCACAACTCATGGATTAAATCAATAGCAACATTATTTAACCTTTCTTAGAAATTATCAATCCTAGGCAATAACAAACTCTATTACCTGAAATTCCCcttaatttcttttctaatgAACAAACTTTTATTAGGATCTAACCATTAGACAACctaaaataagattttgagaTTTAATAAAATGGCAGCAATAACAACTAAGGAATTAGATTGATTTAAGCAACAATCTCACAAGTTCAGATGTTTAACCTAAATCATATTATTCGTATCCTAAAAAAAACGCTTGTCCACAATCTTGTATCACTATTTGCTATCTAGtgattaggaaaaaaaaaaaaacaattatgtaACCTATTTCCTAATTCTAGCAattgatattgatataattgattcaacaagtcttaatcaaatcaaacaaaccaaacatcaaatattattaaaatagaataacatgaattaatttcttaagaaGATTGGAGAAATAATGTAACTAAATTAACTACACCATCAACTTAtgttttgggtttgaaattccCTCAAGctaaagggaaaattttagcCAAACATCCTAACCCTCagaaaaaaaacccaatttttctCCCTCATGCACAACTCAACTTCCTAATTTGTAGCCATTCCAATCCCTTCTTTTTTCTTAGAGTGACAGATTTTCTACTGGAATTTATGAGCAAATTTAAGATCTGATagaaactgaatttgagtttgggCTCCCTATGAAAGTAGTAGCCCTAGATGTGAGCTTTTCAAGGCATCTTGAAGCATCCCAATCGGACTTTTACAACTCAAGTTATGGCCCGATTATTGAACCATGCCCAAACAGTGACGGAATTAGATCTTCTAACTCTGATCCAAAGTTTAACAACCCAAATGAACTCGGATTTGAACTTGTAAGCCCAATTCAAAAAGCTGAGGAGACCTACTTCAAATGCCAAGAAGGCCTCTTTCTCATTCTGGAACTCTAAGGACATCAAAACCTCTATTAAACCTCCACAAGTTGAATCTGCCAAAGTCTAAAAACTGCACATTATGTTCCACTTTCAATCTAATGCCTCCAATCCACTCCtaattcacaaaataaattaatcagctcatttaatcacaaaatataccacaaaactaaatatagaggaataaaaaatattaaatatttagcaCCTATTATAACGTGGCTCTAAAGTGTTTGGCTTTTGGCTTTTGAATGAACTTGATATGGAATGATTTTCTCAGACACATAGTTGCCTTCCCTTAGTCAGAATCTAGGCACTTCTATATTTAGTTATGAGGAATATGCTTTCCTTTTCTTCTACTCATTATCTctatttcttctctctctttttttttttttgggagagggggggggggggggggggggggggggggagagatttttttttgaatcaCCTTCCTCAAACTTATTCACTTCTTAGTACAGGAATGTTTTTCATATTGGAGCCTTCTCTTGTTCTTCATGTTGCATTCCTCTTTTGATGTTACTTGGATACAATGTCTTTCTTCCTTGCTAGGGTTGACTTCTATGCAATCAGGGTATGGCTTTGATTAGTCTATGTAGGCAAGTACAAGTTATGAAAGAATCATTTGCACGACCCCTTTTATATGCAGTTTACTGCAGCTCTAAAAGGTTTTCAAGTGGTTATGTTGGTATGGGGATAGTGAATAATTTAAGTATTGGCTTTTTAGGCTCTGAAAGAAAACGATGTTAGCATCACTTTCCCCTTGGCACATATCCTTATAATTTCACCTCGAAAGGTTGTATAATCGAGTTCTAGGGTTGGCGAGGATTTGGTCAGGTTACATAGTATGCATAAACTCTTTCTAAGTAAGCATTCACATCCTTGTCAGTTGGTCATATTAGATTCTTGGTAGGAAATCATCAATCTTGTTTCTTTCCTTGCTATTATCAAATGCCTTCGAATCTTATGTCTTTCaagagtaaaaaaatatttcccaAAAAGATTTCTAGTTGTAATATTTCCCTAGCCTTAGGGTTCCTTCACCTCTGTAGAAAACACAATTATGTTGATATGAAACTTGGTGTAAACTGGCTACCATATGTAGGTACATGTAAATTGTGGCCATGTGTTTCCTATGCTTGTGTTTAAGGGCAACATGTGTACATGCTCCTATTATCTAATATGcgggaaaaacaaaaataaaaaaaaattcagaaaaacaaaaatttgtagatcaaaatagaataaaaaattggaaaGTGGAAAATGACTCCACCTCCCCTCTCACCCTCACACTTGAATTAGATAATGTCCTTACTAGACGGAAGGAAAATCGTAAGTTATGAACAAAGTGTATACTCTCTATTAGTATGACTGACATATGCTTTAAACAATTCTGTCCAATTAGTTACAATGATCTATTAACAACTCTAAGCATGTGTTAAATCGTACATGCACTACTAAAAGAAAGACTCATTGAACAAATACTCACGGTTTCATGCAAAAAGGATATACAATGAGTAtatgaaaaagaacaaaaacaaacatagaTAAAAATGAACACAAAATGGGGgtataaacattaatttatatgaataaattaattaaaaaaagttaccTAGTTTAATATTACTCTAcacttttcttatttaatttgcaGTGAAGTAATTTGAATTgatgaaattgttaaattttaataattaagtcTTAAAACCATCGCATCTTAGAAATgagaataataaatatcaattttctcTTCAATGATGTGCcgaattattaacaaaattagataGATATTAGGTATGGTTATGGGAGTTGGGCCTCACCCGACCCATTCAATTAACACATTTCAACACCATGACGTTCCCATTATGTGTCTTTTGGACATTCCATTTTGTTTCTCAAATAAATAATCCATTGTCAATGCTTGCCTCATTGGCACTAAATGGAAAAATGTTTAGcgttctatttatttattataatctcTTTCAATCACtcatttaattattctaatatttaaaCCTTTTTTGACAGCTTTCTATTTAAGTTAATTGTCATCTCTTTGAATCTCTTCTTAAACTATGTTAACAACATTCAATCCCTTTTAACATTTTGGGAAATGAAGATAACATTATTGAGTTGAACTGTATATTTTTAGAGGACTAGTagcaaatttatatttatttcattcacATTAGCCCACAGATTCAGCGCACATATCTCACACTGAACAGTTTAACAACTTTCAGATCACTAATGCAGTAGCCATATTGTAGAAGGTAAAATATTAAGGAAAATTTTATTGCCACTAAGCACCAATTAGGAAATCCTGAATTCTATTTAGAGCACTCCCTTAGCCTTGAAGTACTCCACAGTTTGGTCATAAATTTCTTCAATCCCAAACTTGAAGCTGAACCCCTCACTGATAAGCTTCCCTGAGGAAATCAGTAACTTGGGCTTCGAAGGGAAGTCCCCAAAACTgcaatttgtaaattttaacgGACAGAATAAATGgtattttccaaaaataattttaatttctgtaACACAAAAGTTGAAGCGGCTTACTCAGTTGGAACTTTGTACTGAGGATATCTTTGGTGGAGAAACTTGGCAAGTTCAGGAACACTGGTATTGACTGCACAACAAATGTATCGACCAGAAGCAGATTCCTTCTCAGCCAAAAATATATGCGCTCGGCAAACATCCTCCACATGTGCTATGGAAATTGAACCTGACAGCATTTGCATACCCTTTAATGCGTTTGTGAGAAATTCATTTCCTGCAGAAAGGTTGAAATGAaatgtcatttcattaattaatatgccAATTCTCTGTTCAGAGAGTCTCCATGTACAGATACGGTTCAATACCTGAAATCAAAGACATGGCAAGGTTTAAGCTGTTAGGAATATCTGGCGTAAGAGAAGGACCAGCCATAAGAGAAGGGATGATAGTAATAAGATCAATGTTATTCTCTTGAGCAAACTTCCAAGCATGCCTTTCAGCCAAGGTCTTGGAGACAGGATACCCCTGCAATGTTAATATCACCTTATTTTAGGCCagctaattaattttgttggtAATTAAAAATGTATGTCTCACTTTCACTTACCCAGGTTGGTGGCTTTGCAGAAGACAAAAACTCAACATCAGTCCAGTGTTTCTCGTCCATCACCAAACCTGTTCCATCTTGGTTATTGATGGTCACAGCAGCAGCTGAAGATGTCAATATGACTCGTTTAACTGTTTTTGCTTTTGCACAGGCTTTCAAAACATTCTCTACTCCTTGGATTGCAGGCTTTATCATGTCATTCTACAAACAGAATTTGCAAACAGCAGTGTTAATGAAAAATCCACCAGTACATTTTCCAaatcaaaaacatattttatactACCTCTGGATCTTCAGAAGCAAAATTAACTGGCGTTGCGACATGGAATACAATATCAGAACCAGCAATAGGGGCATCAAAGCTTCCTTCATCAGTTAAATCTGCTCCAAAAATTTTTAGTTCACCCAATTCCTGTAGGGATAAGAGGTGAGAGACTTTTTGCTGGTTATCTGCACACAACAATCAAATTCACTTAGACATTCATTTGCATAATTATGGTTAATATCAATACTTAGACATTCATTTTATATGGAAGTAAGATTAATAAGAGATaatgcacgcatgcatgctatgaactatgaaggGGCACTTTATGCTACACTGCCGGCAGTAAAACATGTCCacagtaggacatagacccatagTAGGGTCTACTCATAGTAAAACATGCTTATAGTAGAGtataattcagattcagaaatggtgtaatgagagaaagaaagagagctcgagcttagaaatatgccaaatccctatagtcaactTTCAGAAAGTACCAACTGGACACCAGATAGGACAAAGTGTAACCTAAATAGTAAAAGATGAACAAGATTATCCCCTTGATTTCTTGAGGAGGTTATGATATGAGATTGAGTCTCAAGGGTGATTTAGAAcagaaaaagagataatttacttaatttttttcccttactaagtgttcttacctctcatttccttttctttcaggATTATAAGTACAAGTGATTAAGGTAGCTGGGAGGTAGGGTTAAGTCAGCGAAGATAAATCTAGGCTAGCGTAGGGTatctatggtttttgttacatgtatatGATATGGTTGACTTTTGGCtctattcagatagttgtacagttgtatctaggggcatgtaCATGATTCTTCCATGATCTCATATGTTTTCAGATAAGTTTTCGTATGGGATacatacatcttttgttcatttctatattttcattttttcaaaataatttcgAAATGTTTTTAGTGAcgagttcattttaaaatttgttttaaaataaacacttcagatattaattcataacatttttcCTCCAGAAGATAACATTTCTTGGGAGGTATGTTACacttggatgtagggtttcatATTGGAAATTTGAACCAAGTAAATCTTTTTGCATCATGTTTTGAATAttcatgttttctttaattaatctttctatttttgcAAATATGGAATTAATACTTTGTATAATAAAGGTCCTGAAAACTAACAAATGGTTTTAGAGCCTTTTAGGGTTTATTCCGAATATTTCTATTGAACTTCATTCATTTCTTTATCGATTTTTTGTCTGTGATAATTTTTGATTGTGTATCTATGTTTCTGTGATCCTGTTAACATTCTTTTCGtgtacaaaaaattaaaagattatgtaACAGAAAGGATATGGAACAAAGTAAGATTGATATTGATAGATTCAATGGAAAAGGAGATTTTAATACGTGGAGAAAAAAGATTTATACAATCTCAGTACACTAGAAATGTGAAAAAGCTCTTGGAAGTCAATCTAACTTTCTAGAAGATATAGTTTGCTTATAGTTTGAGAAATCATAGGTAATGGAAACTACCTATAGTTTGCTTATATTacatttatctaataatattttgaaagagGCTGATGGTCCTGACACTGCTTCTAAAGTACGGTTAAAACTTGAATTGTTCTATATGATTAAATCATTgacaacaaaatttatttgaaagaatagttgtttggttttaaaatggacTTAACAAAATCTTTAGATGATAATCTTGATAAGtctaataaaattgttattgatttgaataacatagataagaaatatatttgatgaaaatcaagcaataataattttgaactcTTTGcctgaattttttaaagatgtGAAAGctattattaaatatgatagaGAGTCATTATCTCTAGATGAAGTTCTAGGTGCATTGTGAGTTAAATATttggaaataaaatttgagaaaaaatcaATAAGTGAGGGTCTTTAAGTTATAggcatatttgaaaaaaaagtaataaaaaagaGAGTGGTAATGTCATAAAGAAGaccattttaaaagaaattgtcctgagaaaaataaaatgcattCAAATAATTATGATAAGCAAGATTTAGTAAATTTTCTATATGGCTATGAAAGTGTTGAAGTGTTACTTCTGTCCAAAAGAGTTGTAGATGAGGAATGCGTATTAGACTCAAGTTGCATATTTCACATGACACCAAGAAAAGAATGGCTCACTAATCTAAAGTATATAAAGGGAGGAGTTTTAATGGGAAATGATAATTCTTGTGATGATACTGTTATTGGTAATGTGAAATTTAAGTTGCACGATggttatattaaaattcttgagAATGTTAGACTTGTTCcaaaattaagaagaaatttaatttctttgggTCTTTTTGATTCAAGTGGTTTTGCTTATAGATCAGAAAAtggcattttgaaaatattgaaaagatcTTTGGTTGTGATGAAAGAGAAGTTCTCACATGGTCTTTATATCTTGATTAGTAATATAGTTTCTGATGTCATAAATTCTTATGTTGACATTTAAAATGAAACTACATTGTGGCATAAGGGACTAGGATACATTAGTATTGTTGGCTTGCAGGAATTGATTAAACAGAAATTGATTGATTCAAAGACCATATCTTATCtttatttctttgaaaattgTGTACTTGGTAAATctcataaattgaaatttgcaCCTACCACTCATAGATCCAAGGCCATCTTAGACTATGTGCATTCTGATTTGTGGGGATCTCCCCAAGCCCTAATTtccttatcaaatttttattattttaacatattaattgATGATTTATCTAGGAGAGTAtaggtttattttcttaaaaaaaaaaaaaaagatgaagcaTTTGATTGTTTTAAGGACTAGAAAACTTTGgtttaaaatcaaagaattaaaattcttagaACTAATAATGGGCTTGAATACTGCAATATAttgttttctgatttttgtAAAAAGCATGACATTCTTATACATAGAACCTATATTGaaacccctcaacaaaatgATTTTGCTGGAAGAATGAATAAAACAATTCTTAATAAGGTTAGGTGCATAATGTC from Mangifera indica cultivar Alphonso chromosome 6, CATAS_Mindica_2.1, whole genome shotgun sequence encodes the following:
- the LOC123219660 gene encoding anthocyanidin reductase ((2S)-flavan-3-ol-forming)-like — its product is LLCADNQQKVSHLLSLQELGELKIFGADLTDEGSFDAPIAGSDIVFHVATPVNFASEDPENDMIKPAIQGVENVLKACAKAKTVKRVILTSSAAAVTINNQDGTGLVMDEKHWTDVEFLSSAKPPTWGYPVSKTLAERHAWKFAQENNIDLITIIPSLMAGPSLTPDIPNSLNLAMSLISGNEFLTNALKGMQMLSGSISIAHVEDVCRAHIFLAEKESASGRYICCAVNTSVPELAKFLHQRYPQYKVPTDFGDFPSKPKLLISSGKLISEGFSFKFGIEEIYDQTVEYFKAKGVL